TAGCTTATTTTCTGAATCCTACAACTGCATATTTTTAAAATCTGTATGAAAATCTGAACTGCTTGAGAAGAGTTTTTAAGAGCAGAAGATTGTAGAATAagctatattttttaaatagacCCTAAAAAGCATGCAAAGCTCAAGGCACGCAGCAGCCTAATGGCCGTCGGTATCACCGTGTTGGGTTGTGATTTCCTTGGATGGCAATATGGCATTGTGGCCCTGTCGGGTTGTGGCACCACGGAATCGAATGATCCGTGTCTCCACGGCGTCCCAGCCTCCAGGTGTACGTGGCGCGCTCGCGAGCAGGGTCAAGGACCGCATCGAGTAGGGACCTGAAAACTTGTGTGCAGCCACCACAGGCAGCACCGCACGAAGCCATCTTCGGTGGTGTCCGCTTCAATTGCAGTGGGCAACCACGCGCACAtgtgcgtttgtttgctttgctCGTTTGGTGCAGCCTAGGTAGGCCAACAGCAGAACACCTGGCCTGCCGTGGTTGGGCGATCAAGACGATCCAAAAGAGCACGTCTCGCTTTTTTTTGTTGCATCATATGGATTCGTAGTACTGCCAATGATAATATGCCGCGTTTCGTGCATGCTGCCTGCTGCTGGTGGTTGTCAGATGAAGTGGTCGTGAGCTCGAGATGGCATGGATTGGTTGGTTTTTCTGATCAGGTGACACGGCTCCGCTGGTCACTTGTGTCACCCTGCCAGGGCGTGCATGATTGGGGCGGGTCTTTTTGGGTGGCACTAGTACTACATTGGTTGTGTGGGAAAACGATGGGTTCTTCAATTGAAGGAGTCACGTaacaaagtttgtagaaaacgGACAATGTAATCATGATGCATATTTTCAGACTTCAGTCAATCGCATTGTCCACAGTTTGATACAAACATATATAGCGTGCGTCGAATAGATGTGGGTGGCGTTGGATTGGACTCGAGATGAAAGAAAGGCGCCGTAGGGTGGTTACCTTTCGTGTCTCCTTGTTTTCTAAAGAGGATTTGACCTCGGCGAAAACGGGTCTCGCAAGAACGAGCAACATTCATCGATGCATCATTATATGTGGACAAATGTGTTCCATCCCGACGATTTCCAAACAAATTCCCGATAAATCGTTACATGGTGTCCTTAGATAGTGTCAAATCTAATCGTAAacacattttgggatggaagtAGTAGCATATGCATTTGCCCATCGCGTATGCCTACGGCTATATATCGGATAGAGCGAGGGACTCGTGAACGATGCAAAACGTCTCAATGCGTTCTCCACGAAACTTTCCCGCATCCCGGCTGCGACACCGCGGGCATGCGGTGCTGGGCGCGACGGCGGTAGGCAAGGCAAACAACGATAATTCGTGTGGCCAAACCCAACCCACACCGTACCCACTAGGGTCACAAATTCGCCGGCGTAGCGCGTGTAGCCAGTAGGCCGCCAAGGCCAACCAACCGCTCGCTTTCCCCGTAACGCGAGGCCCGCGCCGCGGCGCTTTCTGTGCGGGGCGTTGCGGGGTGCGGCGAAAAACGGGCCGGAAAACGAGCGACCGGCAGGCTGCAGACAGAGCGAGGTCGCTCGTACGAGCACACGCCACTGATGAATAGCCAGGAAGATGCAGCCATTGCAGCCGGGGTGCGCCTCGGACGTGATACCTTTACTGCCCCAAAAATGGCTCTCCTGCGCACATGGCACTCGGCTGCAGTGGGTGATGGACGCTGCACCGGGGGCTGTGAACCTGTGAAAGTATGAGGTCAGGTAACGCAGATTCTGGCGGACCACGCTGCCGAAAGGGACTTTGGCTATCGATGAAACAAGGAAGGGAGCAGCTTTGGCCAGGTACGTGTGGGCGACCAGCGTCCTGGTTGGTAATGTTACGTACGAGAGGATTGTGAATGGTGGTGACATGGGGGCGGGGTAGTGGAAGTTATATATCAGCGTGGCATTTGGCACGCACCCTTTTTACGTGTGCCAACTGCAAGTTAGGATGATGAGAGTGAAACGCCAGCGCTTCTTCTCGATCCCCTtttgttggaacttggaagggaACAGCTGCACTTCGTATATCAGATTTGCGAAGAAAAAGACTACGAGCAAAAGCTAGCGCCAAGGCCGGCGGAATATACAAACCAAATTAACTGCAAGCAGGGGCTATAAACACACGCTAATGGCTATGGGTATCTACTCTACgatcgtactccctccatccaaaaaaaaaaagacaaaccctggtttccgtgtccaacgtttgaccgtctgtcttatttgaaaaaattatgaaaaaaattaaaaagacaagtcacgcataaaatattaatcatgttttatcatctaacaacaatgaaaatacaaattataaaaaattttcatataagagAAATCCaatgtttgcttttttttttaggacggagggagtataacataTTCTTCTCTACTGTTATTTGAACTGGCTTGGCTGCATCGTTCGGGACAAAACGGAAGTACTCACCAGATTTCGATATGATTGGTATATTCCTCACTCGAAAGGCCTTCTCTGACAGCAGGCTACGTGACAAGCTCGGATTAATCCGTCTAATTGGACGACAGACAGCCAATGACTAAGTGGCAGTTAGCTGATTAATAGTAGAGAAATTTTGGTTAAGCTTCGAACGCAATCGGTTAGTTCGCTTGGAAACTAGGCCCGATGGGCGACAAGGAGAAGCCGTCGTTCCTGCGGCTGGTTCGCTACGCCGACGCGCACGACCGGTGCCTGATGGCGCTGGGCGTTCTGGGCAGCTTCGGCGATGGCATGATGCAGCCGCTGTCAATGCTGGTGCTCGGCGACATCGTCAACAgctacggcggcgccggcggcgccggcagtgCCCGGAGCGCCTTCAGCTCCGGCGCCGTCGACAAGGTGATCAATCGTGCCATCCATTTACGTTTCCATATGCAACTCCTTTCCTGAATCTTATTCTTGCGCGTAAGCTGCATTGCAGTTTGCGCTTCGGTTACTGTACGTCGCCGTTGCAGTGGGTGCCTGCTCCTTCCTAGGTGAGCAACTTTGAATCAAACAAATTAGTGATCAGTGATAAAAAATCAGAAGTAGTGTTTGATCGGTGAGAATTTTCTTTGGACGATCATGGAGAACATGAATGTTGGTTGGTGATCTTCAGAGGGTCTGTGCTGGACGAGAACGGCGGAACGGCAGGCGTCAAAGATGAGGAGGCTGTACCTGGAGGCCGTCCTGAGCCAGGAGGTGGCGTTCTTCGACGCcgcgccctcctcgccgtcgtcgccgcaggCCCAGGCCCAGGCCACCACGTTCCGCGTCATCTCCACCGtctccgacgacgccgacgccatcCAGGACTTCCTCGGCGAGAAGCTCCCCATGGTCCTGGCCAACGCGACGCTCTTCTTCGGCGCGCTGGCCGTGTCGTTCGTGTTCGCGTGGCGGCTCGCGCTGGCGGGCCTCCCGTTCACGCTCCTCCTCTTCGTCACGCCGAGCGTGCTCCTCGCCGGGCgcatggccgcggcggccggggaggccCGCGCGGCGTACGAGGAGGCGGGCGGGATAGCGCAGCAGGCGGTGTCGTCCATCCGGACGGTGGCGTCGTACACCGCTGAGCGGCGGACGGTGGAGCGGTtccgcggcgcggtggcgcggagCGCGGCGCTCGGCGTCAGGCAGGGGCTCATCAAGGGCGCCGTGATCGGGAGCATGGGCGTCATCTACGCCGTCTGGTCCTTCTTGTCGTGGATCGGCAGCCTCCTCGTCATCCACCTGCACGCCCAGGGCGGCCACGTGTTCGTCGCCTCCATCTGCATCGTTTTGGCGGGAATGTAAGCATTCAAATTACAAACACACCCTCCATTTCAAAACAAGTGACATTTTTACCGATAATGTACGTTCGTGCTGTTGTTGCTAATGTCAGGTCGATCATGATGGCGCTGCCGAACCTCCGGTACTTCattgacgcgacggcggcggcgagccggatGCAAGAAATGATCGAAATGCTCCCACCGCTCGAAGGGGCGGAGAAGAAGGGAGCCACCATGGAAAGGATCAGGGGCGAGATCGTGTTCAAAGACGTGCACTTCTCGTACCCGTCGAGGCCGGACACGCTGGTGCTCAACGGCTTCAACCTGACCATCTCTGAGGGCGCCACCGTCGGTCtcgtcggcggcagcgggtCCGGGAAGTCCACCGTGATCTCGCTGCTGCAGAGGTTCTACAGCCCGGACTCCGGGGAGATATCGATGGACGACCATGGCATTGACACGCTCAATGTGGAGTGGCTTAGGAGCCAGATAGGGCTAGTGAGCCAAGAGCCTGTACTGTTTGCGACCTCCATTAGGGAGAACATACTGTTCGGCGACGAGACGGCCTCGTTGAAGCAAGTCGTCGCCGcggcgaagatggccaatgccCACGAGTTCATCGTCAAGTTGCCCCATGGATACGAAACTCATGTACACAAGCAACAGCAATTTTTACAGTGCATGCTACAGCACGCTGAATCTtatggtgtattttttttttctccggtgCAGGTTGGTCAGTTCGGGACGCAGCTGTCGGGAGGGCAGAAGCAGCGCATCGCCATTGCTCGAGCGCTCGTCCGGGACCCGAGGATCCTGCTGCTGGACGAGGCGACGAGCGCGCTCGACGCCGAGTCGGAGCGGACGGTGCAGGACGCGCTGGACCGGGCGTCCGTGGGCCGGACCACCGTGATCGTAGCGCACCGCCTCTCGACGCTCCGCAAGGCGGACACGATTGCGGTGCTCGACGCTGGCCGCGTCGTGGAGGCCGGCACGCACGACGAGCTCTTGGGGATGGACGACGGGGGTGAAGGCGGCGTGTACGCCAGGATGGTGCACCTGCAGAAGGCGCCACCcgtggcggcgagggaggagcgccACCGCGCCGTGGATGTGGTGGAGAGCGAGATGGTGTCGTTCCGCAGCGTGGAGATTATGTCGGCGGTCAGCGCCACCGAGCACCGTCCTagccccgcgccgtcgttctGCTCGGTCGAACACTCGACGGAGATTGGGAGGAAGCTCGTGGACCACGGTGTGGCGCGCTCCAGGAAGCCCTCGAAGCTTCGCCTGCTGAAGATGAACCGGCCGGAGTGGAAGCAGGCGTTGCTTGGGTGCGTtggcgccgtcgtcttcggcgcGGTGCTGCCGCTGTACTCGTACAGCCTAGGCTCGTTGCCGGAGGTTTATTTCCTCGCCGACGATGGCCAGATCCGTTCCAAGACCAGGTTGTACTACTTCCTCTTCCTTGGCATCGCCGTCGTCTGCATCACGGCGAACATCGTGCAGCACTACAACTTCGCGGTGATGGGCGAGCGCCTGACGGAGCGTGTCCGGGGCCAGATGCTCGCCAAGATCCTCTCCTTCGAGGTCGGGTGGTTCGACGAGGACGAGAACTCGAGCGCCGCGGTGTGCGCGCGGCTGGCGACACAGTCGAGCAAGGTCCGCTCCCTCGTCGGCGACCGCATGTGCCTGCTGGTCCAGGCGGGCGCCACGGCGTCGCTGGGCTTCTCGCTCGCGCTCGCCGTGTCGTGGCGCCTCGCCACGGTGATGATGGCCATGCAGCCGCTGATCATCGCGAGCTTCTACTTCAAGAAGGTGCTCATGGCTGCCATGTCCAAGAAGGCCAAGAAGGCGCAGGTGCAGGGGAGCCAGCTCGCCAGCGAGGCCGTGGTGAACCACCGGACGATCACCGCGTTCTCGTCGCAGCGGCGGATGCTCCGCCTGTACGAGGCCGCGCAACAAGGCCCCAAGAAGGACAACGTGGCGCACTCGTGGTTCTCCGGCTTCTGCCTGTGCCTGTGCCAGTTCAGCAACACCGGCAGCATGGCGGTCGCTCTCTGGTACGGAGGCAAGCTCATGGCCAAGGGGCTCATCACTCCCACGCACCTGTTCCAGGTGTTCTTCATGCTCATGACCATGGGAAGGGTCATCGCCGACGCCGGGAGCTTGACGTCGGACttggcgcaaggcggcgacgcggtgCGCTCCGTCCTCGACACGCTGGACCGTGAACCGACGATCaaggacgacgacaacgacaacgagaggaagaagaagaaacggaAGGAGATAAAAGGCGCGATCGAGTTCAAGAACGTGCACTTCAGCTACCCGACGCGGCCGGAGGTGGCCGTGCTCGCCGGATTCAGCCTCGAGATCGGCGCGGGGAAGACGGTGGCGCTCGTCGGGCCGAGCGGGTCCGGCAAGTCGACGGTGATCGGGCTGATCGAGCGGTTCTACGACGCGCAGAGGGGCTCGGTCctggtcgacggcgaggacatcaGGAGCTACAGCCTTGCACGCCTCCGGTCGCAGGTGGCGCTCGTCAGCCAGGAGCCGACGCTCTTCTCCGGGACGATACGCGACAACATAGCGTACGGCGCCGCCGAAGAGCACGCCACCGAGGACGAGGTGGCCCGCGCCGCGGCGCTCGCCAACGCCCACGGGTTCATCAGCGCCATGGAGCGCGGGTACGACACGCGCGTCGGGGAGCGCGGCGCGCAGCTGTCGGGGGGGCAGAGGCAGCGGATCGCGCTGGCGCGGGCGGTGCTGAAGGACGCGAGGATCCTGCTGCTGGACGAGGCGACAAGCGCGCTGGACGCCGCGTCGGAGAGGCTGGTGCAGGACGCCGTGGACCGGATGCTGCGGGGGAGGACGTGCGTCGTGGTGGCGCACCGCCTCTCGACGGTGGAGAAGTCCGACACGATCGCGGTGGTGAAGGACGGGAGGGTGGCGGAGAGAGGGAGGCACCACGagctcctcgccgtcggccgcgccgggaCGTACTACAACCTGATCAAGCTCCAGCACGGCAGATCGCCGTGCCTTAGTCCCATGTGAAGTGATGGCGTAGTCCACCACACGAATCATTGCGTTGCATACATGGTCGAGCAATGGAACGGTTGAATGGATCAATATAAGCAAAATTCATGCTAGGATGATCCAGTTTATAATCATGCAAAACTACGACTGAGAATATAGAACGAGTATAACTTTGTATTAATTCATCATGaatttctaattttaaatttagcAGCACtaatcaaataatttttttctttctatataCATAAATCTAAAGCTACATGAAAAATCTGTAGCTCCAAATCTAACGAAAAATCAATATACAAATTTGTACCGTGAACTGAACGAGAGATGCGCCAGTGACCCGTCGTAATCAAACTAGGAGTGGCCGGTCAAAGCCGATCGGACGGATGCGGCGGCCCAGCTTCCGGCGTCCCGAACGAACGCGACCATGGCCTCGCTCTCCGCGATCACCACCCTGTCAGTCCCGGTCCTCGTGATCGGCGGGACGATGAGCCAGAACCCCGTCGCTAGGATGAACGCCAGCGTCAGGGCGGTCgcaacggcgcgcggcggccgcggccacccCTTGTGCGCAGCAAACCACCCCTCCGCCACCGCGCACGCCCCGTGCAGCGCGAAGAACGCGGTCGGCTCCCCCGTCGGCGGCCGCAGCGTGGCGTAGTAGATCACCGCCTCGTGCATGATCCCCGAGACGAGGAACGCCGCGAGCACCcccgcggcgacgccggcgacgccgccgcctacgcgcgcgcgcacggggcGGCTCACGCACTGGCGGAGCAGCGCGGGCACCGACAGGTTCCACCGCCTGCCCCAGAACTCCCGCAGGCTCGCCGACAGGTAGGGCCGGTCGAACTGCGGCTCTAAGTCCATCCCCAtcaccgcgcgcgccgccgccgcggcgaacgccaggacgagctccagCGCGAGGTAGACGTGCAGCGAGTACAGCATCAGCAGGACGTACTCGTTCATCCGCTCCTTGTGGGGGTAGACCGACACGATGGTGGCGAGCAGCGCGGCCATCACGGCGGAGGTGACGAGGCCAAGGCCCGGGCGCGGGGCGTTCTCGGAATCGCGCTGCGCGCGTCGCCTGACGGGCAaggaggcgatggcgacgaAGGCGGGCAGCGGGAGGGACGTGTCGAGCGGGCCATGCCCCGAGGCAAGGAGCAGCAGCTTGAACTCCGCGAGCCATCCGAGGAAGAACCCGGAGGTGACGCGGAGATGGAGCGCGCGGAACGCGAGCGGGATGacggggaggacggcgagcagcggcacgaacgcggcgaggcggggcaggccagggcggaggcggcgcgccacGAAGCGAACGTACGACATGGCCGCGGCCACCGCGGCAACGACGGCCAACAGGCTGCgcaggtcgccgccggccatcaTCGGGGTCCGGTCGATGGGGCGCGACGGAAAGAACAGATTGGCACGAGACGGGGAATTGCTGAATTTGCCAATCAACTCGTCAAGTTTTCTTTGATAAATTGGGCGCTCGCCGAGTCGCCGTGGAACAAATTAAAGCATCCCGGTGATGCAAACCATGGGCCGATGGTACAATCCACTGCTCACTACAGCCCATGTTATCAAGCGAACAAAATGTGCTGCAGTGTTTAACTCCGTTCTCTCACTTGAAAGTGATATATTCTTTCTCCATGGCGTCACCGCCAAATCCAAGTGCCGCCGGTGGATATCACTGTAGTCCGTTGGTAACAGAAAACCAGAGTTATTCGCGATCCAAGTCGCCCTCAACAGAATGGGGTTTGGTCCGAAATCGCTATCCGGCTCATGAAACGCACTACCATCATTCTCAGTTCACATGCTCGGTACCAAAATTATTTAGACAAATTTTATTACAGGATAGTGGGACTTTATGGTTTTAGTTTTTTGAACACTGCAAAAGTTGATCTTTAGCGAGAGATACCTATAAAATGTAGCTATTTGTTATTATACACCATAACCACCAACATATACTCAATCCATTCAAGTTTGATCAGCATATTTGGTCTATGCACCGAGACCAAGAGGAGAGCACAACTGTAAAACTCATTAGCTCTGTATGGAGATATGGGAGAAAAACAATACTCCCACGTCTTGGTCTGAAAATGGTTGGATGTAGATACGGAAGCCTTAGATGTAGGCAAACTCTTGTAAAAGTTAAATAATGACTCAAATTAGAATTACAATTCTGAAATCTAAGGGCCTAAAATTTTACGTTTGGCACAGAGCCTCCAAACAATTCTCCCATATGGCCCTGGTTGCACAGGGGATTGCTAGTTGGCGCGCGCGCCAGCTGCTCCCGGGCCTCCCGGCCCATcagccattttttctttttttttcgcgatttgttttttccttttcttttgcgtttttttcgtttttttctgattacttttttttaatctttagcacacttatttttttcaaaaatgttttgagttgggaagtttttaaattttaacttgaaaatttttaaatctgatttgaaagttttcgaatctcgagttgaaagttttcgaatttgagtggaaagttttcgaatctgagtcgaaaattttcaaatttgagttgaaaattttcgaaTCGGagtcaaaagttttcaaatctcaagttgaaagtttttaaatctgagtcgaaagttttcatttttttcaaatcttaattttaaaatttttcaaatttgaacttgaaagttttcagatctcgagttgaaagttttcaaatctgagttgaaagtttttaaatatgagttgaaagttttcaaaatttgtcttacacatttaaatttcgagttgaaaattttcaaattgagttttgaaagtttttaaaatttgacttcaaaagttttcaaatctaacttgaaagttttcaatcggTTAGTAGAAAAAATCTTccggaaaaaagaaaatcatatcTTAATTACCGTTATTATCTACTAACCACTTAGTTAATTAGGCTAAATTATTGGAAACACTCGCCGCCAACGGGCACGCCCGCGTTAGCTTTTCCGGGTTGCACGCGTGATCTTATTAACAAGCGAACAGACAAACATGCACTGGGATCCCTTCCTTAAAATGGATCCAATACAAACATGTCAGAGAATCAGGACAACATAGGATGAATAGGGGACCCCATGACAGACACCAGTTGTCTGATCCACTCTCTTGCTGGAGTATTCGTAGAGTTGGATTTTGATGGGGAGATGGACCCATCATATCAAACTACTACTACAGTACGCGCGAGCGGCCGGTCAAAGAAGACTCAAAGCCGAGTGGACGGAGGCGGCCGCCCAGATGCCGGTGTCCCGCACGAACGCGACGACCGCCTCGCTCTCGGCGATCACCACCTTGTCGGCGCCGGCCCTCGTGATCGGCGGGAAGAAGAGCCAGAACCCCGTGGACATGACGAGCGCCAGCGTCAGCGCGGTCGCGacggggcgcggcggccgcggccacccCTCGCGCGCCGCCCACCACCCCTCCGCCACGGCGAGCGCCCCGTGCAGCGTGAAGAACGCGGTCGCCTCCCCCGTCGGCGGCCGCAGCGTGATGTAGTAGAACATCAGCTCGTGCATGACGCCCGAGACGAAGAACGCGGCGAGGACCCCCGCCGCGAAGCCGGCGGCTCCCtcgccgacgcgcgcgcgcacggggtGGCTGACGCACGGGCGGAGCACCGCCGGCACCGAGAGGTTCCACCTCCGTCCCCAGAAGTCCCGCAGGTGCGCTGACAGGTAGGGCCTGTCGAACTGCGGCTCCAGATCCATCCCCATCAccgcgcgcaccgccgccgccgcgcacgccaggacgagctccagCGCGAGGTACACGTGCAGCGAGTAGAGGACGAGCAGGGCGTACGGGTTCATCCGCTCCTTGTACCGGTACAGCGACACGATGGCCGCGAGCAGGGCGGCCATCACGGCGGAGGTCACGGGGCCAAGGCCGGATCCCGCGGCGTTCTTGGTGGGATCACGCTGCCTGACGGGGaaggtggcgatggcgacgaaGGCGGGGAGCGGGAGGGACGGGTCGAGCGGGCCCTGCCCCGAGGCGAGGAGCAGCAGCTTGAACTCCGCGAGCCAGGCGAGGAAGAACCCTGAGATGGCGCGCGGGTGGAGCGCGCGGAAGGCGAGCGGGAGGAACGGGAGGACGGCGAGCACCGGGACGAACGCGGCGAGGCGGGGCAGGccggggcggaggcggcgcgcggcgaagCGGGCGCACCACATGGCCGCGGTCACCGCGGCGCACACGGCGACGAGGCTGCgcaggtcgccgccggccatcgcTCGCCTGGTTCCGGGGAGCGAGAGCGACTGGACCGTGGACTGGAGAGGAGCGCCGCGCGAGATTTGGAGATTTGCCAGTCAAGTTTGGCTATTAAATTCGAGATCAGTACAGTTTGATACCTCGACGAACGTGGCCACTGGTCGTCGCGCGACAAATCGTTCTACGAACGTTCACCTTTTCACCAGCACACGTGGCTGAAAAAATGTTTGCCAACTACAGTCTGCCTCTGGTCCATCGCCACCTCAATTCGGCTGACgggcccctttgaattgcatggtagaaaaaataaaggaataggaaaaacacatgattctgacagaaattgaagtgtaaaacagatgatcGCAAAACacggaaaaacgcaggaatcagatgagagagatagattcaaagaaaattttccaagagTTTAGAGCTCTTActaaatttccttcaaaatccacatgcaatgtgccattccataggaatttcataggatttggaaagcttcaatcctttgaatcaaagggccaaatagaaaaattttctatagaatttgAATTCTATGAAATTTCTAAATAAATCCTGTGATTCAAATGGCCCTATTTTATGGCTGCTAACTGACTCAACAACCAGCTGAAAATGTACATCATTAGTTAATCCCACAAAAGGAAATAACGCGTGCGTCGATGATCAGGTAATGAAGCAAATACAGCATAACTATACTGCACCTTGACAAGCAGTGCGTTTATTGTAACACAGATATATATACTCCCAcagtttcaaactttcaatggCACAATCGCGTACACCGCGACTTAGAATTTGCAGGTTCCTTTGACGAGTTTACGATACCGGTAGTTattactacagtaaacatgcaCACCTGCAAATGTGCAATGGAACGCCGGCAAATCGAGCGCACGGTCCGGCGAGTGCCGCtcggggcggcgtcggcggcggcggcgtcagccgTAGCAACGGATGGGGTCGTTGCAGCTCTTCTTGGCGGACTGGCCGCCCTTCTCGAGGTAGCGCTGGTGGTACTCCTCGGCGGGGTAGAACCTCGTCGCCGGGAGGATCTCCGTCACGATCCTCTCCTTCCACTCCTTCTGCTTCTCCGCCAGCGAATCCCGCGCCGCCTTCTCCTGCTCCGCCGTGTAGTAGTAGATGCCCGACCGGTACTGCGTCCCGACGTCGTTGCCCTGCCATACATTGCGCGTGCATAAGTTCGCCGGGGTTAATTAGCAGGGGTAAAAACCAGGACGATATGCTTAGTTATTAGTCTCGTGGAAAACTGATAGCAGCACAGGCTGCACAGCTAGCTGATGAACTCGATCGGCTCAATATATCAGTCTTCACTGACTCACTTCTCAGTTACATAATCTGGCATGAAGTTAAATGTTCTTTCCTACTGGTATAGTGGTATTGGGTAGAATTACCACCGGATTGCAGTTTTTGGATAGTAAGGCCAATACTAGCTTCATGTCAAAATTACTTTCCACAATCATATCAAATGTGATTCTCATTTCACAATGCCAGTAGTTTGATCGCATCTATTTCACACAATTGCGCActagtttctttctttctttctttttttgaaaggaGCCCGCTAGTTTCTTCACAAAAATAAATCTTAGCGAGTTGAGTTTATCTTTCTCTTCCATCAACCGTTGCTGGGTTCTGGGAGTACCGTACTGCACCAAGAATGGCGTGAAAAATCTCAACGCAACTAATCACGGATGATGGCCACGTAGGTGTGTTTAAAACCGCATATTTTCTGATCTGTTTAACGGTCCAAAATACTCCCAGTGAGAGACCACAACTTCCGCGGCAGAGCAAAGTCAACACTAAACAAAAACCGAGCCAGGTTCACTGAACCTCCTGCGACGCCAGCGAagaagtcgccgccgccatcgccaccgcccgccggcacacgcgtgcggcggcgccgccggcgcaggaG
This window of the Oryza sativa Japonica Group chromosome 4, ASM3414082v1 genome carries:
- the LOC4336189 gene encoding ABC transporter B family member 15 encodes the protein MGDKEKPSFLRLVRYADAHDRCLMALGVLGSFGDGMMQPLSMLVLGDIVNSYGGAGGAGSARSAFSSGAVDKFALRLLYVAVAVGACSFLEGLCWTRTAERQASKMRRLYLEAVLSQEVAFFDAAPSSPSSPQAQAQATTFRVISTVSDDADAIQDFLGEKLPMVLANATLFFGALAVSFVFAWRLALAGLPFTLLLFVTPSVLLAGRMAAAAGEARAAYEEAGGIAQQAVSSIRTVASYTAERRTVERFRGAVARSAALGVRQGLIKGAVIGSMGVIYAVWSFLSWIGSLLVIHLHAQGGHVFVASICIVLAGMSIMMALPNLRYFIDATAAASRMQEMIEMLPPLEGAEKKGATMERIRGEIVFKDVHFSYPSRPDTLVLNGFNLTISEGATVGLVGGSGSGKSTVISLLQRFYSPDSGEISMDDHGIDTLNVEWLRSQIGLVSQEPVLFATSIRENILFGDETASLKQVVAAAKMANAHEFIVKLPHGYETHVGQFGTQLSGGQKQRIAIARALVRDPRILLLDEATSALDAESERTVQDALDRASVGRTTVIVAHRLSTLRKADTIAVLDAGRVVEAGTHDELLGMDDGGEGGVYARMVHLQKAPPVAAREERHRAVDVVESEMVSFRSVEIMSAVSATEHRPSPAPSFCSVEHSTEIGRKLVDHGVARSRKPSKLRLLKMNRPEWKQALLGCVGAVVFGAVLPLYSYSLGSLPEVYFLADDGQIRSKTRLYYFLFLGIAVVCITANIVQHYNFAVMGERLTERVRGQMLAKILSFEVGWFDEDENSSAAVCARLATQSSKVRSLVGDRMCLLVQAGATASLGFSLALAVSWRLATVMMAMQPLIIASFYFKKVLMAAMSKKAKKAQVQGSQLASEAVVNHRTITAFSSQRRMLRLYEAAQQGPKKDNVAHSWFSGFCLCLCQFSNTGSMAVALWYGGKLMAKGLITPTHLFQVFFMLMTMGRVIADAGSLTSDLAQGGDAVRSVLDTLDREPTIKDDDNDNERKKKKRKEIKGAIEFKNVHFSYPTRPEVAVLAGFSLEIGAGKTVALVGPSGSGKSTVIGLIERFYDAQRGSVLVDGEDIRSYSLARLRSQVALVSQEPTLFSGTIRDNIAYGAAEEHATEDEVARAAALANAHGFISAMERGYDTRVGERGAQLSGGQRQRIALARAVLKDARILLLDEATSALDAASERLVQDAVDRMLRGRTCVVVAHRLSTVEKSDTIAVVKDGRVAERGRHHELLAVGRAGTYYNLIKLQHGRSPCLSPM
- the LOC4336190 gene encoding probable long-chain-alcohol O-fatty-acyltransferase 5, which codes for MMAGGDLRSLLAVVAAVAAAMSYVRFVARRLRPGLPRLAAFVPLLAVLPVIPLAFRALHLRVTSGFFLGWLAEFKLLLLASGHGPLDTSLPLPAFVAIASLPVRRRAQRDSENAPRPGLGLVTSAVMAALLATIVSVYPHKERMNEYVLLMLYSLHVYLALELVLAFAAAAARAVMGMDLEPQFDRPYLSASLREFWGRRWNLSVPALLRQCVSRPVRARVGGGVAGVAAGVLAAFLVSGIMHEAVIYYATLRPPTGEPTAFFALHGACAVAEGWFAAHKGWPRPPRAVATALTLAFILATGFWLIVPPITRTGTDRVVIAESEAMVAFVRDAGSWAAASVRSALTGHS
- the LOC4336191 gene encoding probable long-chain-alcohol O-fatty-acyltransferase 5 → MAGGDLRSLVAVCAAVTAAMWCARFAARRLRPGLPRLAAFVPVLAVLPFLPLAFRALHPRAISGFFLAWLAEFKLLLLASGQGPLDPSLPLPAFVAIATFPVRQRDPTKNAAGSGLGPVTSAVMAALLAAIVSLYRYKERMNPYALLVLYSLHVYLALELVLACAAAAVRAVMGMDLEPQFDRPYLSAHLRDFWGRRWNLSVPAVLRPCVSHPVRARVGEGAAGFAAGVLAAFFVSGVMHELMFYYITLRPPTGEATAFFTLHGALAVAEGWWAAREGWPRPPRPVATALTLALVMSTGFWLFFPPITRAGADKVVIAESEAVVAFVRDTGIWAAASVHSALSLL